The following are encoded together in the Geobacter sulfurreducens PCA genome:
- a CDS encoding CxxxxCH/CxxCH domain c-type cytochrome gives MAIDTTSDRKGVGSAFVGALALMLAVGLADTAAAASTCSDCHGMPPIDAAYRNITTGGFKGSHQTHQPATAPAGACAVCHTGSGSYAMDHMNGTIEMASNINASPLAATYGKGVFFNQTSNPVMGTCSNVNCHFEKTTPVWSSGPLTVPAGCSICHGLPPADGSHPAATAGSGRKHGDYYGTGTGSCVKCHPDHAAAAKPFAHASSAGNRGLILRFTAAPNTAGTYSKTANLNYPNYLPSQTTAANRNGTCTAMYCHSDGNGGAARATATWGGTLAADCTGCHGGNAASAAPIITGLHAQHVNAAAVLGTTIECARCHNGPVSAGNDRAVTGVAAHVDGVKTVAFVGGGTWNATAKTCSATTCHSSGKATAPQPPTPAWTGAAMGCNGCHGTLNPLGTPDYASGGSGTALANSHAKHVAAAADCALCHANTTTTGTAIKAGSTLHTNGAIDVNLDTTNARVGATATWTAGTKTCATVYCHGATLTGGTTKSPVWGATLTGCGTCHGFPPATSVHTGKVATDCTGCHPHVNASGTGFTDASKHINGVVEASGGHAVPYYTHKSPAPTTAQCSGCHANASATAPYPAGTSPNYTAPDCRSCHVVKSPYGVADCSSCHGTAGATGVNLGRPTGSTFPNIAGQHGKSDHRVACSTCHGTYGTGRTDGTHGPGNHTPSTVSTRATKVNVTLSTWNPTTRTCGTVCSYNHGSKTWY, from the coding sequence ATGGCGATCGATACAACGAGCGACAGGAAAGGGGTGGGCAGCGCGTTTGTCGGGGCACTGGCCCTGATGCTTGCCGTCGGCCTGGCGGACACGGCGGCTGCGGCCTCCACCTGCAGCGACTGCCACGGCATGCCTCCCATAGACGCGGCCTATCGCAACATCACTACCGGCGGGTTCAAGGGGAGCCATCAGACCCATCAGCCCGCAACAGCCCCGGCGGGAGCCTGCGCCGTCTGCCACACCGGCAGCGGGTCCTACGCCATGGACCACATGAACGGCACCATCGAGATGGCGTCGAACATCAATGCATCGCCTCTGGCAGCAACCTACGGCAAGGGGGTCTTCTTCAACCAGACCTCCAACCCGGTCATGGGGACCTGCTCCAACGTCAACTGCCATTTCGAGAAGACCACCCCTGTCTGGAGCAGCGGTCCCCTCACCGTGCCCGCCGGTTGTTCCATCTGCCATGGGCTTCCCCCTGCCGATGGGAGCCATCCTGCGGCCACGGCAGGCTCCGGCAGGAAGCATGGTGACTACTACGGTACCGGCACCGGTTCCTGCGTGAAATGTCACCCGGACCATGCGGCGGCGGCCAAGCCCTTTGCCCATGCCTCCAGCGCCGGCAACCGCGGGTTGATCCTCCGTTTTACCGCGGCACCCAATACGGCGGGAACCTACTCTAAGACCGCCAACCTGAACTATCCCAATTACCTGCCGAGCCAGACCACCGCCGCCAACCGCAACGGCACCTGCACGGCCATGTACTGCCACAGCGACGGCAACGGCGGCGCAGCCAGGGCCACCGCCACCTGGGGCGGGACGCTTGCTGCCGACTGTACCGGCTGCCACGGGGGCAACGCCGCTTCGGCCGCTCCCATCATCACCGGGCTCCACGCCCAGCACGTGAACGCCGCAGCGGTCCTCGGAACCACCATCGAATGCGCCCGCTGCCACAACGGACCGGTCAGCGCCGGCAATGACCGTGCGGTTACCGGTGTGGCTGCCCACGTTGACGGCGTCAAAACGGTCGCCTTTGTGGGGGGCGGCACCTGGAATGCCACCGCCAAAACCTGTTCCGCCACTACCTGTCACTCCTCGGGCAAGGCCACGGCTCCCCAGCCGCCAACCCCCGCTTGGACCGGTGCGGCCATGGGGTGCAACGGCTGCCACGGGACCTTGAACCCACTCGGTACCCCCGACTACGCCAGCGGCGGCTCCGGTACGGCCCTGGCCAACAGCCACGCCAAGCACGTGGCCGCGGCCGCCGACTGTGCCCTCTGCCACGCGAACACCACGACCACGGGCACCGCCATCAAGGCCGGATCGACGCTCCACACCAATGGAGCCATTGATGTGAACCTGGACACCACCAATGCTCGGGTGGGGGCCACGGCCACCTGGACAGCCGGAACCAAGACCTGCGCCACTGTTTACTGCCACGGCGCAACCCTCACGGGCGGCACCACAAAGAGCCCCGTATGGGGAGCGACTCTCACCGGTTGCGGCACTTGCCACGGCTTCCCGCCGGCAACTTCCGTTCATACAGGCAAGGTGGCCACCGACTGCACCGGCTGTCACCCCCACGTGAACGCCTCGGGCACCGGCTTCACCGACGCATCGAAGCATATCAACGGAGTTGTGGAGGCTTCGGGCGGCCACGCGGTTCCTTACTACACCCACAAGTCGCCGGCCCCCACCACGGCCCAGTGTTCGGGCTGCCACGCCAATGCCAGCGCAACTGCCCCCTATCCGGCCGGGACGTCTCCCAACTATACGGCGCCAGACTGCCGTTCGTGCCATGTGGTGAAGAGCCCCTACGGCGTTGCCGACTGCTCTTCCTGCCACGGCACCGCCGGCGCTACCGGCGTCAATCTGGGGCGCCCAACCGGCTCCACGTTCCCGAACATCGCCGGCCAGCACGGCAAGTCGGACCACCGGGTGGCCTGCAGCACCTGTCACGGAACCTACGGCACCGGACGTACCGACGGCACCCACGGGCCGGGCAACCACACGCCGTCGACCGTCTCTACCCGGGCCACCAAGGTCAACGTGACGCTGTCCACCTGGAACCCCACCACCCGCACCTGCGGGACGGTCTGCAGCTACAACCACGGTTCGAAGACCTGGTACTGA
- a CDS encoding CxxxxCH/CxxCH domain c-type cytochrome, with product MRRIVSTVAALALALVLGGHARAASTCTDCHGMPPIDAAYRNITTGGFKGSHQTHQPATATDCAVCHAGSATFATDHMNEKVELSSNINASPLAATYSKGVFFNQTSNPVMGTCSNVNCHFEKTTPTWAGAKLVSPTDCGVCHGSAPATGSHPSLLAAGKKHGDYYGTGTGSCVKCHPDHTVEAKPFAHATSAGKRPLSLRFTAAPNNGGTYSKTANLTYPNYLPSRNPARDGSCSAMYCHSDGNGGAARATATWGGTLAADCTGCHGGNAASAAPIITGLHAQHVDAAAVLGTTIECARCHNGPVSAGNDRAVTGVAAHVDGVKTVAFVGGGTWNATAKTCSATTCHSSGKATAPQPPTPAWTGAAMGCNGCHGIVGGTFTSIAGEPNYANAGAGLPLANSHRKHVVIAADCGVCHANTSTTGTAIKAGSTIHTNGVINVNFNTQAGATATWAASTKTCSNISCHGTANPVWGGTLPADCTGCHGGGVTSAAPIATLNHPTHLSRAYGPGNYLGTATAACQSCHDYSATQPDAKHADGTVQVLNAAGSACVKCHPGALPAWTSTTRIACTSCHAATPSVLANGVAAPYKANYATRGHGQAAVTYNASRACESCHDANGAHISGVLGDAVRLALPNDNTQCASCHNDPAKVPTPNEQNVLSHVTVAGGAATSLCKSCHDPHGTTNLAMVRTSIGGKTITFTNLSSGFVKTVAPYDGLCQVCHTATGHFRSGQAMDGHPTKNCLSCHGHKGGAYAFAPATACDSCHGYPPVPAGFVTGTGNYAAGKPEDYAGGGGAHVVAKHVPKTAVPAEGWANCTMCHGNGALNPATHQMALPVIPSKITVDVRDRLKFNHSLPLGPQQYDGKLLDGGANATGSCFNVNCHFKPSRKWSTSR from the coding sequence GTGAGAAGGATCGTTTCGACGGTAGCGGCGCTGGCACTGGCGCTCGTTCTCGGCGGCCATGCCCGGGCCGCCTCCACCTGTACTGACTGCCACGGCATGCCCCCCATCGATGCGGCCTACCGCAACATCACCACCGGCGGGTTCAAGGGGAGTCACCAGACCCACCAGCCGGCCACGGCCACCGACTGTGCCGTCTGCCACGCCGGCAGCGCCACCTTCGCCACGGACCACATGAACGAGAAGGTGGAGCTCTCCTCCAACATCAATGCATCTCCCCTGGCGGCGACTTACAGCAAGGGGGTCTTCTTCAACCAGACCTCCAATCCGGTCATGGGGACCTGCTCCAACGTCAACTGCCATTTCGAGAAGACCACCCCCACCTGGGCGGGAGCCAAGCTCGTCTCCCCCACGGACTGCGGCGTCTGCCACGGCTCGGCCCCTGCCACCGGCAGCCACCCGTCGCTTCTGGCCGCCGGCAAGAAGCACGGCGACTACTACGGCACCGGCACCGGTTCCTGCGTCAAGTGCCACCCGGATCACACGGTGGAGGCCAAGCCCTTTGCCCATGCCACGAGCGCCGGCAAGCGCCCCCTGTCGCTCCGCTTCACCGCGGCCCCCAACAACGGCGGTACCTACTCCAAGACGGCCAATCTTACCTATCCCAACTACCTTCCGAGCCGCAATCCCGCGCGGGACGGTTCATGCTCCGCCATGTACTGCCACAGCGACGGCAACGGCGGCGCAGCCAGGGCCACCGCCACCTGGGGCGGGACGCTTGCTGCCGACTGTACCGGCTGCCACGGGGGCAACGCCGCTTCGGCCGCTCCCATCATCACCGGGCTCCACGCCCAGCACGTGGACGCCGCAGCGGTCCTCGGAACCACCATCGAATGCGCCCGCTGCCACAACGGACCGGTCAGCGCCGGCAATGACCGTGCGGTTACCGGTGTGGCTGCCCACGTTGACGGCGTCAAAACGGTCGCCTTTGTGGGGGGCGGCACCTGGAATGCCACCGCCAAAACCTGTTCCGCCACTACCTGTCACTCCTCGGGCAAGGCCACGGCTCCCCAGCCGCCAACCCCCGCTTGGACCGGTGCGGCCATGGGGTGCAACGGCTGCCACGGTATCGTCGGCGGCACCTTCACGAGCATCGCCGGCGAGCCCAACTACGCCAACGCGGGCGCCGGCCTCCCCCTGGCCAACAGCCACCGCAAGCACGTGGTCATCGCCGCCGACTGCGGCGTCTGCCACGCCAATACCTCCACCACCGGAACTGCCATCAAAGCCGGCTCGACGATTCATACCAACGGCGTTATCAACGTGAACTTCAATACCCAGGCCGGCGCCACCGCCACCTGGGCCGCGTCCACCAAGACCTGCTCCAATATTTCGTGCCACGGCACCGCCAATCCGGTCTGGGGCGGAACCCTGCCGGCCGATTGTACGGGCTGCCACGGTGGCGGCGTAACGAGCGCTGCACCCATCGCCACCCTCAATCACCCGACCCACCTCTCCCGCGCCTATGGTCCCGGGAACTACCTGGGGACGGCCACGGCCGCCTGCCAGAGCTGCCACGACTACAGCGCCACCCAGCCCGACGCGAAGCACGCCGACGGCACTGTCCAGGTCCTGAACGCCGCGGGCAGCGCCTGCGTCAAATGCCACCCCGGTGCGCTCCCCGCCTGGACCAGCACCACCCGCATCGCCTGCACCTCGTGCCATGCGGCGACTCCGTCGGTTCTCGCCAACGGCGTGGCCGCCCCCTACAAGGCCAACTACGCTACCAGGGGCCACGGTCAGGCGGCCGTCACCTACAACGCCAGTCGTGCCTGCGAGAGCTGCCACGACGCCAATGGCGCCCATATTTCCGGTGTCCTGGGCGATGCCGTGCGGCTCGCGCTCCCCAACGACAACACCCAGTGCGCCTCGTGCCATAATGACCCGGCCAAGGTGCCGACCCCCAACGAGCAGAACGTGCTTTCCCATGTGACCGTCGCCGGGGGCGCGGCCACGAGCCTCTGCAAATCGTGCCACGATCCCCACGGCACCACGAACCTGGCCATGGTCCGCACCTCCATCGGAGGCAAGACCATCACCTTCACCAACCTGTCCAGCGGATTCGTGAAGACCGTGGCTCCCTATGACGGACTCTGCCAGGTGTGCCACACCGCCACCGGCCACTTCCGCTCCGGTCAGGCAATGGACGGACACCCGACCAAAAACTGCCTCTCCTGCCACGGTCACAAGGGTGGCGCCTACGCCTTCGCGCCGGCCACCGCCTGCGACTCGTGCCACGGCTACCCGCCGGTCCCGGCCGGGTTCGTCACCGGCACGGGCAACTACGCGGCCGGCAAGCCTGAAGACTATGCGGGGGGGGGCGGCGCTCACGTAGTGGCCAAACACGTTCCCAAAACCGCAGTCCCGGCGGAGGGTTGGGCCAACTGCACCATGTGTCACGGCAACGGCGCGCTCAACCCGGCCACCCACCAGATGGCCCTGCCGGTAATCCCGAGCAAGATCACCGTGGATGTCCGCGACCGGCTCAAGTTCAACCATAGTCTGCCGCTCGGACCCCAGCAGTACGACGGCAAGCTTCTTGACGGCGGTGCCAACGCCACCGGCAGCTGCTTCAACGTGAACTGCCACTTCAAGCCGTCCAGGAAGTGGAGCACCTCCAGGTAG
- a CDS encoding cytochrome c3 family protein: MNRCDLGNLRPRRQSFVEKLMQAGVVALAATLVLVAAARAIDPPHGAVSGFTCSTCHSSHLSLGSTGYNNICLSCHRPGVPLGGNRPLTMNDMANPFGTYTGARRGIIYQNSHAWTGSDTVLPAGALPPLSAGLTAGATTGALSCTRCHDPHNNTYPPYLRGANDQDQLCLDCHRVRNTSDHTRGTHPVNVNYGAAAAKDPAGFHPAPVNANPANPTAAMKLANGAVLCSTCHGVHYADSNSATFDNHSGHGTLTPSAGFLLRTDLRGATAASVNICTNCHRLPNHGAKGQNIQCADCHGGHVDLADGTVPNVFLVNRYINASSSFGAVRGRMVFLQYTAAARRIYKNPAGTGICQACHPVPTGGSYPAEHALATGTAADCAACHSHGNGTGAFSAAGASCTSCHGNPPRSSATGGPDGAAAGYAVTGVSEAATPHRRHAGGGSDYGYGCAQCHQGNSHNTGTFQDVFRNTAGLVAAMAGAAPAYNSASRTCSAIYCHSDGAPRNSALTPVLALKPVPAWTNGSGTITGCASCHAAQPATNAHAAHLAKGYGCALCHAATVSDNVTISDRSRHADGVKTVSFSATNPLAAGTSWNAATASCSASRCHSSGTSGSAGAPVTTPVWTNPATGTCGSCHATSPAIAATSSQTIATGLHTTHFSAAYGVKLGTSLTACQKCHDYTTAKHVNGSVDLLASACTGCHPQGASWTVATRFACTSCHAAVPSIINGVAAPYKARYAVSGHGQPAATYAASRACESCHNPDAPHISGVSGDATRLTLPNNNTLCASCHGDAAKVPTAAKRNLATHVTAKGGAATSLCSSCHDVHGTTNLAMIRTVIGGKAISFSNLSSGFVKTVSPYDGLCQVCHTATGHFRAGQALDGHPTKNCLSCHSHQGSYAFQPVGGGACDSCHGYPPVPAGFVTGAGNYAAGKPEDYAGGGGAHVVARHVPKTASPVEGWANCTPCHGNGSLSPATHTMVLPVTPSKVTIDPSDRYKFNHALPLGGQQYSGKLLDSGANATGSCFNVRCHFKPSKKWSTTK, translated from the coding sequence ATGAACAGGTGTGATCTTGGCAACCTTCGCCCCCGGCGGCAGTCGTTCGTTGAGAAACTGATGCAGGCCGGTGTCGTGGCGCTGGCCGCGACACTGGTTCTGGTCGCGGCTGCCCGGGCCATTGATCCTCCCCACGGCGCGGTCAGCGGCTTTACCTGTTCCACCTGCCACTCCTCCCATCTCTCCCTGGGGAGCACCGGCTACAACAACATCTGTCTTTCCTGCCACCGGCCCGGCGTACCCTTGGGTGGGAACCGCCCCCTCACCATGAACGACATGGCCAACCCCTTCGGCACGTACACGGGAGCCCGCCGCGGCATCATCTACCAGAATTCCCATGCCTGGACCGGTTCCGACACGGTGCTTCCCGCCGGCGCCCTGCCGCCGCTCTCGGCGGGGCTCACGGCCGGCGCGACGACTGGCGCGCTCTCCTGCACCCGCTGCCACGATCCCCACAACAACACCTATCCCCCCTACCTGCGGGGGGCCAACGATCAGGATCAACTTTGCCTGGACTGCCACCGGGTACGCAATACGTCGGACCACACGCGGGGGACCCACCCGGTGAACGTGAACTACGGGGCCGCAGCGGCAAAAGACCCCGCCGGGTTCCATCCGGCGCCGGTCAATGCCAATCCGGCCAACCCCACGGCCGCCATGAAGCTCGCGAACGGCGCGGTCCTCTGCTCCACCTGCCACGGGGTCCACTACGCCGACTCCAACAGCGCCACCTTCGACAACCATTCGGGGCACGGCACGCTGACCCCGTCGGCCGGGTTTCTCCTGCGGACCGACCTGAGGGGCGCCACTGCCGCGTCGGTCAACATCTGCACCAACTGCCACCGGCTGCCGAACCACGGGGCCAAGGGGCAGAACATCCAGTGCGCCGACTGTCACGGCGGCCACGTGGACCTGGCGGACGGCACCGTGCCCAACGTCTTCCTGGTGAACCGCTACATCAACGCCTCGTCCTCGTTCGGAGCCGTGCGCGGCAGGATGGTGTTCCTCCAGTACACCGCGGCAGCCCGCCGTATCTACAAGAATCCGGCCGGCACCGGCATCTGCCAGGCATGCCACCCTGTCCCCACCGGCGGCAGCTATCCGGCGGAGCACGCACTCGCCACGGGCACTGCGGCCGACTGCGCGGCCTGCCACTCTCACGGGAATGGTACCGGTGCCTTCTCCGCTGCCGGCGCCAGCTGCACCTCTTGTCACGGCAATCCTCCCCGGAGCTCAGCCACGGGCGGTCCTGACGGCGCCGCGGCCGGCTATGCGGTCACCGGCGTCAGCGAGGCGGCCACCCCCCACCGGCGCCACGCGGGAGGTGGGTCCGACTACGGTTACGGCTGTGCCCAGTGCCACCAGGGGAACAGCCACAACACCGGCACGTTCCAGGATGTTTTCAGGAATACGGCAGGTCTCGTGGCGGCCATGGCCGGCGCCGCACCGGCTTACAACTCAGCTTCGCGCACCTGTTCCGCCATCTACTGTCACAGTGACGGCGCCCCGCGCAACAGCGCGCTCACGCCGGTCCTGGCCCTGAAACCGGTGCCGGCCTGGACCAACGGTTCTGGTACCATCACCGGCTGCGCATCGTGCCACGCGGCACAGCCCGCCACCAACGCCCACGCCGCACACCTGGCCAAAGGGTACGGCTGTGCCCTCTGTCATGCGGCAACCGTGAGCGACAACGTCACCATATCCGACCGGAGCCGACACGCCGACGGCGTGAAAACGGTTTCCTTCAGCGCGACGAACCCGCTGGCCGCCGGCACTTCCTGGAACGCGGCCACCGCATCCTGCTCCGCCAGCCGGTGCCATTCCAGCGGCACCTCGGGGAGCGCCGGGGCGCCGGTCACGACGCCGGTCTGGACCAATCCCGCCACGGGCACCTGCGGCTCCTGCCACGCCACGTCGCCCGCCATCGCGGCGACCAGCAGCCAGACCATTGCCACGGGCCTTCACACCACCCACTTCTCGGCTGCTTACGGGGTCAAGCTCGGTACCTCGCTCACCGCCTGCCAGAAGTGCCATGACTACACAACGGCCAAGCACGTGAACGGCTCTGTCGATCTCCTGGCTTCTGCCTGTACCGGCTGCCATCCCCAGGGCGCTTCCTGGACGGTCGCGACGCGGTTCGCCTGCACCAGCTGTCACGCCGCCGTCCCCTCGATCATCAATGGCGTGGCTGCTCCTTACAAGGCCCGCTACGCGGTGAGCGGCCATGGACAGCCCGCCGCCACCTATGCCGCCAGCCGCGCCTGCGAAAGCTGCCATAACCCCGATGCGCCCCACATCTCCGGCGTTTCGGGGGATGCAACACGGCTCACCCTTCCCAACAACAATACCCTTTGTGCCTCCTGCCATGGCGATGCGGCCAAGGTTCCGACCGCGGCCAAGCGTAACCTTGCCACGCACGTGACTGCCAAGGGCGGGGCGGCAACGAGCCTCTGTTCGAGCTGCCACGACGTTCACGGCACCACCAACCTGGCCATGATCAGGACGGTCATCGGTGGCAAGGCCATCAGCTTCAGCAACCTGTCCAGCGGGTTTGTGAAGACAGTGTCCCCCTATGACGGCCTTTGTCAGGTCTGCCACACCGCCACCGGCCACTTCCGTGCCGGCCAGGCCCTGGATGGGCATCCCACCAAGAATTGTCTCTCCTGCCACTCCCATCAGGGGAGCTACGCCTTCCAACCGGTGGGAGGCGGTGCCTGCGACTCGTGCCACGGCTACCCGCCAGTGCCGGCCGGGTTTGTTACCGGCGCGGGCAACTACGCGGCCGGCAAGCCCGAAGACTACGCCGGGGGCGGTGGCGCCCACGTGGTGGCCAGGCACGTGCCGAAGACGGCTTCGCCGGTGGAGGGCTGGGCCAACTGCACCCCGTGCCACGGCAACGGTTCCCTTTCTCCGGCTACCCACACCATGGTCCTGCCGGTTACGCCAAGCAAGGTAACCATCGACCCGAGCGACCGGTACAAGTTCAACCATGCCCTGCCGCTGGGGGGTCAGCAGTACTCGGGCAAGCTTCTGGACAGCGGCGCCAACGCCACCGGCAGCTGCTTCAATGTCCGGTGCCACTTCAAGCCCTCAAAGAAGTGGAGCACGACGAAATAA